A window of Campylobacter cuniculorum DSM 23162 = LMG 24588 contains these coding sequences:
- a CDS encoding fumarate reductase iron-sulfur subunit — protein sequence MSRKLTIKAFKYNPLSKISKPHFVTYELEETPFMTIFVCLTLIREKLDADLSFDFVCRAGICGSCAMMINGVPKLACKTLTKNYPDGVIELMPMPAFRHIKDLSVNTGEWFESMCKRVESWVHNEKETDISKIEERIEPAVAEETFELDRCIECGICVASCATKLMRPNFIAATGLLRTARYLQDPHDHRSAEDFYELVGDDDGVFGCMSLLACEDNCPKNLPLQSKIAYMRRQLVAQRNK from the coding sequence ATGAGTAGAAAATTAACCATTAAAGCTTTTAAATACAATCCTTTAAGCAAAATTTCTAAACCACATTTTGTAACTTATGAGCTTGAAGAAACTCCTTTTATGACAATTTTTGTGTGCTTAACTTTGATTCGAGAAAAACTTGATGCGGATTTGAGTTTTGATTTTGTTTGTCGTGCGGGAATTTGTGGCTCTTGTGCTATGATGATTAATGGAGTCCCAAAACTTGCTTGTAAGACATTGACTAAAAACTATCCCGATGGGGTTATCGAGCTTATGCCTATGCCAGCCTTTAGACACATTAAAGATTTGAGTGTCAATACCGGAGAATGGTTTGAAAGTATGTGTAAAAGAGTAGAAAGCTGGGTGCATAATGAAAAAGAAACAGATATTTCTAAAATAGAAGAACGTATCGAACCAGCAGTTGCTGAAGAGACCTTTGAGCTTGATAGATGCATAGAATGCGGAATTTGCGTTGCATCTTGTGCAACCAAACTTATGAGACCAAATTTCATTGCTGCAACAGGACTTTTAAGAACAGCAAGATATTTGCAAGATCCGCATGATCATAGAAGTGCAGAAGATTTTTATGAGCTTGTCGGAGATGATGATGGAGTGTTTGGGTGTATGTCTTTACTTGCTTGTGAGGATAATTGTCCAAAAAATCTGCCTCTTCAAAGCAAAATTGCTTATATGAGAAGACAGCTTGTCGCTCAAAGAAATAAATGA
- the lgt gene encoding prolipoprotein diacylglyceryl transferase: protein METWQNIYSHFNVVAFEILGFKIHWYGIMYVIALLLALVLAKFFVKKFKINISNSMLDNYFIWVEIGVVLGARIGYILIYDSNTLWYLSHPWQIFNPYENGEFIGIRGMSFHGAIVGFLLATFLFCKKYKQNAWQYLDLVALSVPLAYVFGRIGNFLNQELFGRVTNVAWGIYVDNALRHPSQLYEAFLEGIAVFFVVILVKTRQKFTGELIIVYACAYSLARFICEFFREPDFGIGFVVFGLSMGQILSLVMFIIALLFYAYLKFKNKF, encoded by the coding sequence ATGGAAACTTGGCAAAATATTTATTCTCATTTTAATGTGGTGGCTTTTGAAATTTTAGGCTTTAAAATTCATTGGTATGGCATTATGTATGTTATAGCCTTGCTTCTTGCTTTAGTTTTGGCAAAATTTTTTGTAAAAAAATTTAAAATCAATATTTCAAATTCTATGCTGGATAATTATTTTATTTGGGTTGAAATTGGTGTAGTTTTAGGTGCAAGAATAGGATATATTTTAATTTATGATTCAAATACTTTATGGTATTTAAGTCATCCTTGGCAAATCTTTAATCCTTATGAAAATGGCGAATTTATCGGTATTAGAGGAATGAGTTTTCACGGAGCCATCGTAGGATTTTTACTCGCAACTTTTTTATTTTGCAAAAAATACAAACAAAATGCTTGGCAGTATCTTGATTTGGTTGCTTTGAGTGTGCCTTTAGCCTATGTTTTTGGAAGAATCGGAAATTTTTTAAATCAAGAACTTTTTGGACGCGTTACAAATGTAGCTTGGGGAATTTATGTGGATAATGCTTTGCGTCATCCTTCACAGCTCTATGAAGCATTTTTAGAGGGTATTGCAGTTTTTTTCGTTGTCATTTTAGTCAAAACAAGGCAGAAATTTACGGGAGAACTTATCATCGTTTATGCTTGTGCCTATTCTTTAGCTCGTTTTATTTGTGAATTCTTTAGAGAACCTGATTTTGGCATAGGTTTTGTAGTTTTTGGATTGAGTATGGGGCAAATTTTAAGTTTGGTTATGTTTATAATTGCTTTACTTTTTTATGCGTATTTGAAATTCAAGAATAAATTTTAA
- a CDS encoding AI-2E family transporter — protein MKNGKTFLIAFILIVLILLFYLFKGFLLTIAIASLMAVATSNLNAKFLSLTQGRKFLTAILTTACMVILFFAPFVYAMIELAKGLKNFDINLISQTLEYVRAYQFTLPESLSFLEPKIKEWIAGIDLNSLYRQILGYVSTFTRSGAKFLVDMVLICVFYFFANLYGTELVIYLKSIIPIERKELEEILSEVSNVMAVVLYSMVIIAIFEGALFGIITLFYGYDGILFGTIFAVSSLIPAIGGALVYIPISLYEFASSGLSNALVIFLYSLLVISFVADTLIKPLIIKWINQKLVKTPAKINELLIFLSMVAGISSFGFWGIILGPAILTFFISTIRLYVLLKNKNLI, from the coding sequence ATGAAAAATGGAAAAACTTTTTTAATCGCCTTTATTTTAATTGTTTTAATCCTCTTGTTCTATCTTTTTAAGGGTTTTTTACTGACGATTGCGATTGCAAGTTTAATGGCAGTGGCAACTTCAAATTTGAATGCTAAATTTTTAAGTTTAACACAAGGACGCAAATTTTTAACCGCGATTTTAACGACAGCTTGTATGGTCATACTCTTTTTTGCACCTTTTGTCTATGCGATGATAGAACTTGCAAAGGGTTTAAAAAATTTCGACATTAATCTTATCAGTCAAACTCTTGAATATGTAAGAGCCTATCAATTTACTCTACCAGAATCTCTAAGTTTTTTAGAACCTAAAATCAAAGAATGGATTGCGGGCATTGACTTAAATAGTCTTTATAGGCAAATTCTAGGTTACGTTTCAACATTTACGCGTTCAGGGGCGAAATTTTTAGTCGATATGGTGCTCATTTGTGTTTTTTATTTCTTTGCAAATCTCTATGGGACAGAGCTTGTGATTTATCTTAAATCAATCATTCCTATAGAAAGAAAAGAGCTTGAAGAAATTTTGAGTGAAGTGAGCAATGTAATGGCTGTGGTGCTTTACTCTATGGTGATTATAGCTATTTTTGAAGGAGCACTTTTTGGCATTATTACTTTATTTTATGGCTATGATGGAATTTTATTTGGAACTATTTTTGCTGTAAGCTCACTCATACCTGCTATCGGAGGAGCTTTGGTTTATATTCCTATCAGTCTTTATGAATTTGCTTCAAGTGGTTTAAGCAATGCTTTGGTCATTTTTCTTTATTCTTTGCTTGTGATTTCTTTTGTAGCTGACACTTTGATTAAACCTTTAATCATTAAATGGATTAATCAAAAACTTGTAAAAACTCCAGCTAAAATCAACGAACTCTTGATTTTTTTATCTATGGTTGCAGGAATTTCAAGTTTTGGTTTTTGGGGCATTATTTTAGGTCCGGCTATTTTAACCTTTTTCATCTCAACTATAAGACTTTATGTGCTTTTAAAAAATAAAAATTTAATTTGA
- a CDS encoding tetratricopeptide repeat protein encodes MKKIILFFLMLSIVFAQENLEQALRLYEKNQFAKAYEVFDRLCEKGSAKACFSIAYMNENSQGIPKNLKKAHQFYDKSCTLGLAKACSNLALLLNEEGYENDAILAFNRACKLSDTASCNAVALFYEKEKDAELALNFYKKSCDLKDARACYKLGSIYEKGEFVRQNLKSSLSFYSQSCSFGFAEACYLLGRYNEKEKKDMQSAKRYFGMACDKKHKEACEAYKEFVKKGIEIY; translated from the coding sequence ATGAAAAAAATTATTTTATTTTTTTTAATGCTAAGCATTGTTTTTGCACAAGAAAATTTAGAACAGGCTTTGAGGCTTTATGAAAAGAATCAATTCGCAAAGGCTTACGAAGTTTTTGACAGACTTTGTGAAAAGGGGAGTGCTAAAGCGTGTTTTTCTATTGCTTATATGAATGAAAATTCTCAAGGGATTCCAAAAAATTTAAAAAAAGCTCATCAATTCTATGATAAATCTTGCACCTTAGGACTTGCAAAGGCTTGTTCCAATTTGGCTCTTTTACTTAATGAAGAAGGCTATGAAAATGATGCGATTTTAGCCTTTAATCGGGCTTGTAAATTGTCCGATACAGCAAGTTGCAATGCTGTGGCACTTTTTTATGAAAAAGAAAAAGATGCAGAATTAGCCTTAAATTTTTATAAAAAATCTTGTGATTTAAAAGATGCCAGAGCTTGTTATAAACTCGGCTCAATTTACGAAAAAGGCGAATTTGTGCGTCAAAATTTAAAAAGCTCTTTATCATTTTATTCGCAATCTTGTTCTTTTGGTTTTGCAGAAGCTTGCTATCTTTTAGGTCGCTATAATGAAAAAGAGAAAAAAGATATGCAAAGTGCAAAACGATATTTTGGAATGGCTTGCGATAAAAAACACAAAGAAGCTTGTGAAGCTTATAAAGAATTTGTAAAAAAAGGCATTGAAATTTATTAG
- a CDS encoding fumarate reductase flavoprotein subunit, producing MNIQYSDALVIGGGLAGLRAAIQVAKSGQSVTLLSICPVKRSHSAAVQGGMQASLGNGAKGEGDNEDLHFADTVKGSDWGCDQEVARMFAQTAPKAVRELAAWGVPWTRVTKGPRTVVINAQKTVIEEKKEAHGLINARDFGGTKKWRTCYIADATGHCMLYGVANEAIKHQVKIIDRMEAVRIIHDGKKCLGVIARDLTNGQLIAYVARGTMLATGGYGRIYKQTTNAVICEGTGAAIALETGLCRLSNMEAVQFHPTPIVPSGILLTEGCRGDGGILRDVDGYRFMPDYEPEKKELASRDVVSRRMMEHIRKGKGVKSPYGDHLWLDISILGRAHVEKNLRDVQDICKTFNGIDPADEGPKGWAPVLPMQHYSMGGIRTKPTGESQWLNGLFACGEAACWDMHGFNRLGGNSCAETVVAGMIIGDYFADYCKANGEVIDTNVVKNFLSREYQYLKSLTDKEGKNNVFEIKNRMKEIMWDKVAIFRTGEGLKEAVDELEKLYIEAQDIKVHQKELDCANPELEEAYRVPRMLKVALCVAYGALLRTESRGAHYREDYPKRDDLNWMKRTLTYWVEGENLPRVEYDELDIMKMEMPPAFRGYGAKGNIIENPLSEKRQAEVDAIREKMESEGKSRHEIQHALMPYELQPKYKALNQRIGVDYE from the coding sequence ATGAATATACAATATAGTGATGCCTTAGTTATAGGTGGCGGTTTAGCAGGGCTTAGAGCAGCAATACAAGTAGCCAAAAGCGGACAAAGTGTTACACTTTTAAGCATTTGTCCGGTAAAACGCTCTCACTCTGCAGCAGTGCAAGGCGGTATGCAAGCAAGCTTAGGAAATGGAGCTAAAGGTGAAGGAGATAACGAAGATTTGCATTTTGCGGATACGGTTAAAGGTTCAGATTGGGGTTGTGATCAAGAAGTTGCAAGAATGTTTGCACAAACTGCTCCAAAAGCTGTGCGTGAGCTTGCAGCTTGGGGTGTTCCTTGGACGAGAGTGACTAAGGGACCAAGAACTGTTGTGATTAATGCTCAAAAAACCGTGATTGAGGAAAAAAAAGAAGCACACGGATTGATTAATGCAAGAGATTTTGGCGGGACAAAAAAATGGAGAACTTGTTATATTGCCGATGCAACAGGGCATTGTATGCTTTATGGTGTAGCAAATGAAGCGATTAAACATCAAGTTAAAATCATCGATAGAATGGAAGCTGTGCGTATCATCCACGATGGCAAGAAATGTCTTGGAGTGATTGCAAGAGATTTAACAAATGGACAACTCATTGCCTATGTTGCAAGAGGAACAATGCTTGCAACCGGAGGTTATGGTCGCATTTATAAACAAACCACTAATGCCGTTATTTGTGAGGGCACAGGTGCAGCTATAGCCCTTGAAACAGGACTTTGCAGACTTTCAAATATGGAAGCTGTGCAATTTCATCCAACTCCTATTGTGCCAAGCGGAATTTTACTTACTGAAGGTTGTCGCGGTGATGGCGGAATTTTGCGTGATGTTGATGGCTATCGTTTTATGCCAGATTATGAACCAGAAAAAAAAGAGCTTGCAAGTCGTGATGTTGTAAGTCGTAGAATGATGGAGCATATAAGAAAAGGTAAAGGTGTCAAAAGTCCTTATGGGGATCATTTATGGCTTGATATTTCGATTCTTGGTCGTGCCCATGTAGAAAAGAATCTAAGAGATGTGCAAGATATTTGTAAAACTTTCAATGGTATTGATCCAGCAGATGAGGGTCCAAAAGGTTGGGCACCGGTTTTACCGATGCAACATTATTCAATGGGTGGAATCAGAACTAAGCCAACCGGAGAAAGTCAATGGCTCAATGGACTTTTTGCTTGTGGTGAAGCAGCGTGTTGGGATATGCACGGCTTTAATCGTTTGGGTGGAAATTCTTGTGCTGAAACCGTTGTTGCGGGGATGATTATCGGGGATTATTTTGCAGATTATTGTAAGGCTAATGGAGAAGTCATTGATACTAATGTTGTTAAAAATTTCTTAAGCAGAGAATATCAATATCTTAAATCTTTAACAGACAAAGAAGGCAAAAATAATGTTTTTGAAATCAAAAACAGAATGAAAGAAATTATGTGGGATAAAGTTGCAATCTTTAGAACAGGCGAGGGATTAAAAGAGGCTGTAGATGAGCTTGAAAAACTTTATATTGAAGCACAAGACATTAAAGTTCATCAAAAAGAGCTCGATTGTGCTAATCCAGAATTAGAAGAAGCCTACAGAGTTCCTAGAATGCTTAAAGTGGCTCTTTGTGTAGCGTATGGAGCACTTTTAAGAACTGAAAGTAGAGGGGCACATTATAGAGAGGATTATCCTAAAAGAGATGATTTAAATTGGATGAAAAGAACATTGACTTATTGGGTGGAAGGTGAGAATTTACCTCGTGTTGAGTATGATGAGCTTGATATTATGAAAATGGAAATGCCACCAGCCTTTAGAGGCTATGGAGCTAAGGGCAATATCATAGAAAATCCTTTGAGTGAAAAAAGACAAGCAGAAGTTGATGCTATCCGTGAAAAAATGGAGAGCGAAGGCAAAAGTCGCCATGAAATTCAACATGCTCTCATGCCTTATGAACTTCAACCAAAATACAAAGCATTAAATCAAAGAATAGGAGTTGATTATGAGTAG
- a CDS encoding MFS transporter, which yields MKALKIPIIFTAILTLALTYAPQPLAPALAKYFKTNLYEISWVMSVTLIPLAFAPIVYGYLLEKFSLKKILIYSLFFCALFQMIANSSDDFYFFLTFRFLQSLCIPAILTALLTLLTRIESENIQKNIALYVGATTLGGFIGRVFGSYLSDLFSWHFALNFFAFLMFICALVFCFFKDLSSNLNSNISVKDFMVYLSRNEFLVLLICVFVMFFSFQSIVSFLPFHLKESFVNITQTQIGLVYLGFLTGILSSLLIQKTIKILKSKFNTAVFGFLVFIAGCLSMMITHFLWSFVSMFIFCSGMFICHCIFSALLNLKIHQKGLANGLYLTFYYSGGVMGSVIPGFYYEILGWNFLCIFTILLLLCALTLFLKFKKFYV from the coding sequence ATGAAAGCATTAAAAATTCCTATCATTTTCACAGCAATATTAACTCTAGCTCTAACTTACGCACCACAACCTTTAGCTCCTGCACTCGCTAAATATTTTAAAACAAACCTCTATGAAATTTCTTGGGTGATGAGTGTTACACTTATACCTTTAGCTTTTGCTCCTATTGTTTATGGTTATTTGCTTGAAAAATTTTCTTTGAAAAAAATTCTTATTTATTCTTTATTTTTTTGTGCTTTGTTTCAAATGATTGCAAATTCAAGTGATGATTTTTATTTTTTCTTAACTTTTCGTTTTTTACAATCTTTATGCATCCCAGCTATACTCACGGCACTTTTGACACTTTTAACAAGAATAGAATCAGAAAACATTCAAAAAAATATAGCTTTATATGTAGGTGCAACGACTCTTGGTGGCTTTATAGGCAGAGTATTTGGAAGCTATTTAAGTGATCTTTTTTCTTGGCATTTTGCTTTGAATTTTTTTGCTTTTTTAATGTTTATTTGTGCTCTAGTTTTTTGTTTTTTTAAAGACTTAAGCTCAAATTTAAATTCAAACATTTCTGTAAAAGATTTTATGGTTTATCTTTCAAGAAATGAATTTTTGGTGCTTTTAATTTGTGTTTTTGTGATGTTCTTTTCTTTTCAAAGTATTGTTTCTTTTTTGCCTTTTCATCTTAAAGAAAGTTTTGTCAATATCACTCAAACTCAAATAGGACTTGTATATTTAGGTTTTTTAACAGGAATTCTTAGCTCCTTGCTTATCCAGAAAACCATTAAAATTTTAAAATCAAAATTCAATACAGCTGTTTTTGGATTTTTAGTTTTTATTGCAGGGTGTTTGAGTATGATGATAACGCATTTTCTTTGGAGTTTCGTTTCAATGTTTATTTTTTGTAGCGGAATGTTTATTTGTCATTGCATTTTTTCTGCTCTTTTGAATTTAAAGATTCATCAAAAAGGCTTGGCAAATGGGCTTTATCTTACTTTTTATTATAGCGGAGGAGTTATGGGCTCGGTTATTCCCGGTTTTTATTATGAAATTTTAGGCTGGAATTTTCTTTGTATTTTTACAATTTTGCTTTTATTATGTGCCTTAACACTTTTTTTAAAATTCAAAAAATTTTATGTTTAA
- a CDS encoding dynamin family protein — protein sequence MQIELLNDFIKAYENAYEKRFDSSFEGKIKTLCAKLNEPFMHLSKELSKEFEELIFSLEKNINVAIIGQFSSGKSSLLNLILQKECLPTGIIPVTFKPTFLHYAKEYFLRVEFEDGSDIITEVSELEKYTDQRKGIKETRSLHIFAPIPLLEKITLVDTPGLNANDTDTLTTFKELRNTHSIVWLSLIDNAGKKSEEDAIKANLKLLGEHSICVLNQKDKLNEVELENVMNYAKDVFSKYFEKIIAISCKEAKTKENYEKSNFELLLKYLQNLDGFKIKHNFVKRKMLECCEILENEIKLFDEIFNKLEKHFKDYELYLNECFERLNSQIKILNHEILEKLKSISERISKEIFESVKEKEAHFFKQAKTLFKKDLYVKYNYKTPFISSDDAFLAMFYNSDVMSKEFKKNKNELIAAFDKLKLNLNEIFETLQKDILLFKARFSNIQKDNEFQSDTNFSELRVFCNASDEYFLKDFKNILFENILELDIFLEKLDLKAFTNYENATKLSLSFFSRKINESRSFYELDSSQFSLFYPKKSEIYERVLTELNVYEFEALLINKPIITKIVKKFFEQNKALIIEKTKLIDSKKEELKKRMDCILEVKKALKELE from the coding sequence ATGCAAATTGAACTCTTAAATGACTTCATTAAAGCCTATGAAAATGCTTATGAAAAGCGATTTGATTCAAGTTTTGAAGGCAAAATCAAAACGCTTTGTGCAAAACTCAATGAACCTTTTATGCATTTAAGCAAGGAATTGAGCAAGGAATTTGAAGAATTGATTTTTAGTTTAGAAAAAAATATTAATGTTGCAATTATCGGGCAGTTTTCAAGTGGAAAATCAAGTCTTTTAAATCTTATTTTGCAAAAAGAATGTTTGCCCACAGGCATCATTCCTGTAACCTTTAAACCTACGTTTTTGCATTATGCGAAGGAATATTTTTTAAGAGTGGAATTCGAAGATGGAAGTGATATAATCACTGAAGTGAGCGAACTTGAAAAATATACAGACCAGAGAAAGGGCATTAAAGAAACTAGGAGTTTGCATATTTTTGCTCCTATACCCCTGCTTGAAAAAATCACACTTGTGGATACTCCGGGTTTAAACGCTAATGATACAGATACTCTTACAACCTTTAAAGAACTTAGAAATACTCATTCTATCGTATGGTTGAGTTTGATTGATAATGCAGGTAAGAAAAGCGAAGAGGATGCGATTAAAGCGAATTTAAAACTTTTAGGAGAGCATAGCATTTGTGTGCTTAATCAAAAAGATAAATTGAACGAAGTTGAACTTGAAAATGTAATGAATTATGCTAAAGATGTGTTTTCAAAGTATTTCGAAAAAATCATTGCCATTTCTTGCAAAGAGGCTAAGACTAAAGAGAACTATGAAAAATCAAATTTCGAACTTTTGTTAAAATACCTGCAAAATCTTGATGGATTTAAAATAAAACACAATTTTGTCAAAAGAAAAATGCTTGAATGTTGCGAAATTTTAGAAAATGAAATCAAACTTTTTGATGAAATTTTTAATAAACTTGAAAAACATTTTAAAGATTATGAACTCTATTTAAATGAGTGTTTTGAAAGATTAAATTCTCAAATCAAAATTTTAAATCACGAAATTTTGGAAAAACTTAAAAGCATTAGCGAACGCATTTCAAAAGAAATTTTTGAAAGTGTTAAAGAAAAAGAAGCACATTTTTTTAAACAAGCAAAAACCTTGTTTAAAAAAGATTTATATGTTAAATACAATTACAAAACCCCTTTTATTTCGAGCGACGATGCATTTTTAGCAATGTTTTATAATTCTGATGTAATGAGTAAAGAATTTAAAAAAAATAAAAATGAGTTGATTGCAGCTTTTGACAAGCTGAAACTAAATTTGAATGAAATTTTTGAAACCTTACAAAAAGACATTTTGCTTTTTAAGGCAAGATTTTCAAATATACAAAAAGACAATGAGTTTCAAAGTGATACAAATTTTAGCGAATTAAGGGTTTTTTGTAATGCAAGTGACGAGTATTTTTTAAAAGATTTTAAAAATATTTTGTTTGAAAATATCTTAGAGCTTGATATTTTTTTAGAAAAACTTGATTTAAAAGCCTTTACAAATTACGAAAATGCCACAAAATTAAGTTTGAGTTTTTTTAGCCGTAAAATCAATGAAAGCAGAAGTTTTTATGAGCTTGATAGTTCGCAATTTTCTTTGTTTTATCCCAAAAAAAGCGAAATTTATGAAAGGGTTTTGACCGAGCTTAATGTTTATGAATTTGAGGCTTTACTTATTAACAAGCCCATTATTACTAAGATTGTTAAAAAATTTTTTGAGCAAAATAAGGCTTTGATTATAGAAAAAACAAAGCTTATTGATTCTAAAAAAGAAGAGCTTAAAAAACGAATGGATTGTATTTTAGAGGTAAAAAAAGCTCTAAAGGAGCTTGAATGA
- a CDS encoding dynamin family protein, whose protein sequence is MNAFLEKTWQNHLQFLDLNANFEDKNALDIAQIAILLSADKNNYERYFLLKEFQNIFSLIDLRVDIFGIQHAQVCAINLLKTGFLDKQDLLKALKILEKISKNSLILEFIENLDVKKVDKKAIFESHFKELNSINLELQKLSFTQESKQRLEKTLEKFQNLEFNICVTGIMNSGKSSLLNALLKKDFLGVSNIPETANLTILQYGNSEDAKIYFWNETEWQNILKTSEFSEELKNFAQNLAKDLNISDFIKKETLIKEISLEELKKFSSAQNKLSALIKKIEIQSKLEFLKNNIRIVDTPGLDDIIIQRELVTHEYLKESDFLIHLMNASQSLTQKDMQFLIHCLLNSRLSKFLIVLTKADLLGEKELNEVISYTKQSLKSRLENLDSNLVEKIDFLCVSAKRASDFYKGLASKDEFEKSGMKEFEEYLFNELYSGEKTKIAINAYKKELLLELKNLLAEYEMQNKLIKENEQNFDKENEKLFLEFKAQKQVLERAKEEIKNSILKLENLESGIDNLLLLLAKKLKERLIDELKYLHNKGQKANISRILNITDITVKDGINDILREVKFENLKRIEDLKATLSVKYEFLQEDFESGFEEFKEQISKNIENIFSSEKFSLLRLQITQLVQKKFDFSLETQLNEVIHEGFKSFEMAKFLKELKINQNFFDFLNHKLTHYENSQNQKLQNLENLMKNLKADNTDLSQSYEQNLEKISQLTQLKTELLNAN, encoded by the coding sequence TTGAATGCCTTTTTAGAAAAAACTTGGCAAAATCATTTGCAGTTTTTGGATTTAAATGCGAATTTTGAAGATAAAAATGCTCTTGATATTGCTCAAATCGCAATCTTGCTAAGTGCTGATAAAAATAATTATGAAAGATATTTTCTCTTAAAGGAATTTCAAAATATTTTTAGCTTGATTGATTTAAGAGTGGATATTTTTGGCATACAACATGCTCAAGTTTGTGCCATCAATCTTCTAAAAACAGGTTTTTTAGACAAGCAAGATTTGCTCAAGGCTTTAAAAATTTTAGAAAAAATTTCAAAGAATTCTTTGATTTTAGAATTCATTGAAAATTTAGATGTAAAAAAAGTCGATAAAAAAGCAATCTTTGAGTCTCATTTCAAAGAATTAAATTCTATCAATTTAGAACTTCAAAAACTTTCTTTCACTCAAGAAAGCAAACAAAGATTGGAAAAAACTTTAGAAAAATTTCAAAATTTAGAATTTAATATTTGCGTAACAGGGATAATGAATTCTGGTAAATCAAGCCTTTTAAATGCTCTTTTAAAAAAAGATTTTCTAGGTGTTTCTAATATCCCTGAAACTGCAAATTTAACCATACTTCAATACGGCAATAGCGAGGATGCAAAAATTTATTTTTGGAATGAAACAGAATGGCAAAATATTTTAAAAACCTCTGAATTTAGTGAAGAGCTTAAAAATTTTGCCCAAAATCTTGCCAAAGATTTAAACATAAGTGATTTTATCAAAAAAGAAACTCTTATCAAAGAAATTTCTTTAGAAGAATTGAAGAAATTTAGCAGTGCTCAAAACAAGCTTTCTGCTTTGATTAAAAAAATAGAAATTCAAAGCAAATTAGAATTTTTGAAAAACAATATCCGTATCGTAGATACTCCCGGACTTGATGATATAATCATTCAAAGAGAATTAGTAACACATGAATATCTTAAAGAAAGTGATTTTTTAATCCACTTGATGAATGCTTCGCAGAGTTTAACCCAAAAAGATATGCAATTTTTAATCCATTGCTTGTTAAATTCGCGTTTGAGTAAATTTTTGATTGTGCTGACTAAGGCGGATTTGTTAGGAGAAAAAGAACTTAACGAGGTCATTTCTTACACCAAACAAAGTTTAAAATCAAGACTTGAAAATTTAGACAGCAATCTTGTTGAAAAAATAGATTTTTTATGTGTCAGTGCTAAACGAGCGAGTGATTTTTACAAAGGCTTGGCTTCTAAAGATGAATTTGAAAAAAGCGGAATGAAAGAATTTGAAGAATATTTATTTAATGAGCTTTATTCTGGTGAAAAAACTAAGATTGCAATCAATGCTTACAAAAAAGAATTGCTTTTAGAACTTAAAAATCTTTTAGCTGAATACGAAATGCAAAACAAACTCATCAAAGAAAATGAGCAAAATTTTGACAAAGAAAATGAAAAATTATTTTTAGAATTTAAAGCCCAAAAACAAGTTTTAGAAAGAGCCAAAGAAGAAATTAAAAATTCTATACTCAAACTTGAAAATTTGGAAAGCGGGATAGATAATCTTTTATTGCTTTTAGCTAAAAAACTTAAAGAACGTTTAATTGATGAGTTAAAATATCTTCACAATAAGGGTCAAAAAGCGAATATTTCACGCATTTTAAATATTACAGATATTACGGTTAAGGATGGTATTAATGATATTTTAAGAGAAGTGAAATTTGAAAATCTTAAAAGAATTGAGGATTTAAAAGCCACTTTGAGTGTGAAGTATGAATTTTTGCAAGAAGATTTTGAAAGCGGTTTTGAAGAATTTAAAGAACAGATTTCAAAAAATATTGAAAATATCTTTTCAAGTGAAAAATTTTCGCTTTTAAGACTTCAAATCACACAGCTGGTGCAAAAAAAATTTGATTTTAGCTTAGAAACACAGCTCAATGAAGTCATACACGAAGGTTTTAAAAGTTTTGAGATGGCTAAATTTTTAAAAGAATTAAAAATCAATCAAAATTTCTTTGATTTTTTAAACCATAAATTAACCCATTATGAAAATTCGCAAAATCAAAAACTCCAAAATCTTGAAAATTTAATGAAAAATTTAAAAGCCGATAACACAGATTTATCTCAATCTTACGAACAAAATTTAGAAAAAATTTCTCAACTCACTCAACTTAAAACGGAGCTTTTGAATGCAAATTGA